TAGCAATAGACCGCCTTGTCGTCCGCCACGCCGGTGCCGATCGCGTTGGCCAGGGTCACGTTGCCCTTGCGGTAGGCCTCCATGATGCCGGGCACGCCCAGGTGGCTGTCGGGCCGGAAGGCGAGGGGGTCGAGGAAGGCGTCGTCGACCCGGCGGTAGATGGTGTCCACCCGCGCCAGCCCGTTGGTCGTCTTCATGTAGACCCGGTCGTCGCGAACAACGAGGTCACGCCCTTCGACCAGCGGCACGCCCATCTCGCGCGCCAGGAAGATATGCTCGAAATAGGCCGAGTTGTACGAGCCCGGCGACAGCAGCACGACCTGGGGGTCCTGGATGTCGGCCGGCGCCACCTCGCACATGGCATCCAGCAGCTTGACGCCGTAATTGTCCACCGGCCGGATGCCGATGTCGCTGACCAGGTCGGGGAACGCGCGCATCATCATGTGCCGGTTCTCGACCACGTAGGACACGCCCGACGGCACGCGGGCATTGTCCTCCAGCACGCGGAAGATGCCCTGGCCGTCGCGCACCAGATCGACGCCCATGATGTGGACATAGGTATTGAACGGCACGTCGATGCCGATCATCTGCGGCCGGAAGTTCTGGTTGCCGGTGACCAGGTCGGCCGGGATGATCCCGTCCTTCAGGATCTTCTGGTCATGGTAGATGTCGTGGAGGAACAGGTTCAGCGCCGTGACGCGCTGGATGACGCCGGCTTCCACCGCGGCCCATTCCCGGGCCGAGATCACGCGCGGAATCACGTCGAAAGGCAGGATCCGGTCCACGGCGTCCTGGTCGGAATAGACCAGGAAGGTGATTCCGAGGTTGTAAAGCTCCCGCTCGGCATCCTTGGCCCGGCGCTGGAGGTCCGCGAAATCGAAACTGGAGAGACGCCCCCGGATCGCCGACGTATGCTCGGCCGGACTTCCCGGTCCGCCGAACAGCTCATCGAAGAATCCACCTGGGTCGTAGTTCGCGAGTAAGTCCGTGGGGACGGTACCGGATGGGTTCACGCTTGTTCCTCGG
This Skermanella mucosa DNA region includes the following protein-coding sequences:
- a CDS encoding circularly permuted type 2 ATP-grasp protein, translated to MNPSGTVPTDLLANYDPGGFFDELFGGPGSPAEHTSAIRGRLSSFDFADLQRRAKDAERELYNLGITFLVYSDQDAVDRILPFDVIPRVISAREWAAVEAGVIQRVTALNLFLHDIYHDQKILKDGIIPADLVTGNQNFRPQMIGIDVPFNTYVHIMGVDLVRDGQGIFRVLEDNARVPSGVSYVVENRHMMMRAFPDLVSDIGIRPVDNYGVKLLDAMCEVAPADIQDPQVVLLSPGSYNSAYFEHIFLAREMGVPLVEGRDLVVRDDRVYMKTTNGLARVDTIYRRVDDAFLDPLAFRPDSHLGVPGIMEAYRKGNVTLANAIGTGVADDKAVYCYVPRMIKYYLDQDAIIPNVETNICREPEGLALTLDRLSELVVKPVGEAGGYGITIGPRATKAELEDCRAKLLADPANYISQPMIPLSVCPTLVEDGVEPRHVDLRPFAITGRSTWVLPGGLSRVALRKGTLIVNSSQGGGSKDTWVLE